In the Pungitius pungitius chromosome 5, fPunPun2.1, whole genome shotgun sequence genome, one interval contains:
- the ap3s1 gene encoding AP-3 complex subunit sigma-1 isoform X2 translates to MIKAILIFNNHGKPRLSKFYEHYNEDTEQQIIRETFHLVSKRDENVCNFLEGGMLIGGSDYRLIYRHYATLYFVFCVDSSESELGILDLIQVFVETLDKCFENVCELDLIFHVDKVHNILAEMVMGGMVLETNMNEIITQVDSQNKMEKSETFIFQSTRQDR, encoded by the exons ATGATTAAAGCcattttaatattcaacaaCCATGGGAAACCGAGGCTTTCTAAATTCTACGAGCATTAT AATGAAGACACGGAGCAGCAGATCATCAGGGAAACCTTCCACCTGGTCTCGAAAAGAGATGAGAACGTCTGTAATTTCCTAGAAGGTGGAAT gCTGATTGGCGGGTCGGACTACAGGCTCATCTACAGACACTACGCCACGCTGTACTTTGTGTTCTGCGTGGACTCCTCCGAGAGCGAGCTTGGAATTTTAGACTTGATCCAG gtATTCGTGGAAACGCTGGACAAATGCTTCgagaatgtctgtgagcttgacTTAATCTTCCATGTAGACAAG GTCCACAACATTCTGGCAGAGATGGTGATGGGCGGGATGGTGCTGGAGACCAACATGAATGAAATCATCACGCAGGTGGACTCCCAGAACAAGATGGAGAAGTCTGAG ACGTTTATCTTTCAGTCTACCAGGCAGGACAGGTAG
- the cdo1 gene encoding cysteine dioxygenase type 1, with the protein MEHTEVVKPETLDDLIQTLHKIFESDCINVEEVQDIMEAYESNPQEWMKYAKFDQYRYTRNLVDEGNGKFNLMILCWGEGHGSSIHDHTDSHCFMKLLQGQLKETLFNWPEGKSKGDMVQKSQRILQENKVAYINDSLGLHRVENVSHTECAASLHLYSPPFQTCQTFDQRTGHRNTVKMTFSSKYGERIPFESTISQENN; encoded by the exons ATGGAGCACACCGAGGTGGTGAAGCCAGAGACGCTGGACGACCTGATACAAACTTTGCACAAAATCTTCGAGAGCGACTGCATCAACGTTGAGGAGGTCCAAGACATTATGGAAGCATACGAGAGCAACCCTCAGGAGTGGATGAAATATGCAAAGTTTGACCAGTACAG GTACACAAGGAACTTGGTTGACGAGGGCAATGGGAAGTTCAATCTCATGATTCTGTGCTGGGGAGAAGGCCACGGCAG CAGCATCCACGACCACACAGACTCCCATTGTTTCATGAAGCTGCTGCAGGGTCAGCTGAAGGAGACGCTGTTCAACTGGCCGGAAGGTAAATCCAAAGGAGACATGGTCCAGAAGTCACAGAGAATTCTGCAGGAGAACAAGGTTGCTTACATAAACG ACTCCCTCGGCCTGCACCGCGTGGAGAACGTCAGCCACACGGAGTGCGCAGCCAGTTTGCACCTGTACAGTCCGCCTTTCCAGACCTGCCAGACCTTTGACCAGCGGACGGGGCACAGGAACACCGTGAAGATGACCTTCAGCAGCAAATACGGGGAGAGGATTCCATTT gaATCGACGATCTCGCAAGAGAACAACTAA